The Pedococcus dokdonensis region CCACCGCACCATCGGGCTGATGCTCGTCGTGCCGTGCGTCCTCGTGGGGCTGCTGGCCTGGATCTTCGACGGCACCCCGGTCTTCGACGGGCTCGGCGCCTCGCTGCTGGGGGTCTTCCCGTTCGTCGTGATGTTCATCGTCACCAGCGTCGCCACCCTGCGCGAGCGCACGTCGGGCACGCTCGAGCGCTTGCTCACCACGCCGATGGGCAAGGGTGACTTCATGTTCGGGTACGCCCTCGCGTTCGGCGTGATGGCAGTGCTGCAGGCGGTGATCGCCACCGCGTTCGCCGTCTACGTCTGCGACCTCGACGTCGCCGGTCCGCTGTGGCAGCTCGTCGCGGTCGCCGTGCTCGACGCCCTGCTCGGCACCGCGCTGGGCCTGCTCGCGAGCGGGTTCGCGCGCACCGAGTTCCAGGCGGTGCAGTTCATGCCGGCCTTCGTGCTGCCGCAGTTCCTGCTGTGCGGGCTGATCGTGGCGCGGGACCGCCTCCCCGACGTCCTGCACTGGGTGTCCGACGTCCTGCCGCTGTCGTATGCCGTCGACGCGATGAAGTCGGTGACGGCCAGTGCCAGCCCGGGCGCCGACGTGGCCGGTGACGCTGCCGTCATCGCGCTGTGGGTGCTGGTGGCGCTGGTGCTGGGGAGCCTGACGCTGCGGCGCCGGACCGCCTGAGCTCCTACGTCCTTCGGCGGACCTCCACCGGTCGACCCGGCGTTACGGTGAAATCGCCCGACAGAGGGGCTCCTGCAGGGGGGCACGACGTGGCCGGTGGTGGTTTGTCGGGCCGGTGGCGGTGCGCCGTGCCCCGCTGCCGGACTCCGTGCACGGTCAGCCACTCGCACACCCCGCTGCCCGTCACTTGGGTGGTCGGGGTGCGCCATGGCGGAGCGACAGAGTCTTCTCGGTAACCGCGGGACGAGGTCCCTCACGAGCGCGCTGGCGGTGGTGACCCTGTGTGCTGCCGCGCTGCTCGGGGCGGTCGTCTCCGCGTCAGCCGCACCGGCACCGGTCGTGCCGGTCACCTCGACCGGCATCAGCGCCGACGCCCTGCCCACCGTGCAGGTCAACGGCGTCGTCTGGGGCCAGGCCGTGGTCGGCACCACGGTGTATGCCGGCGGGTCGTTCAGCAACGCGCGCCCGGCGGGCTCCGCCCCGGGGACCAACCTCG contains the following coding sequences:
- a CDS encoding ABC transporter permease, yielding MNAHRTLVTAGRVLAQLRSDHRTIGLMLVVPCVLVGLLAWIFDGTPVFDGLGASLLGVFPFVVMFIVTSVATLRERTSGTLERLLTTPMGKGDFMFGYALAFGVMAVLQAVIATAFAVYVCDLDVAGPLWQLVAVAVLDALLGTALGLLASGFARTEFQAVQFMPAFVLPQFLLCGLIVARDRLPDVLHWVSDVLPLSYAVDAMKSVTASASPGADVAGDAAVIALWVLVALVLGSLTLRRRTA